The following proteins are co-located in the Triticum aestivum cultivar Chinese Spring chromosome 1A, IWGSC CS RefSeq v2.1, whole genome shotgun sequence genome:
- the LOC123066958 gene encoding wall-associated receptor kinase 2, with amino-acid sequence MLRLWTSLMLLLLLGAAAAATAATTATTRGCQPSCGGVDIPYPFGIGAGCFRKGFEIECINVGPVLAGTSLRVLKLSLDPDESQVMLPIGWECYNASDPSDTYENWDYGETTMNNDGVYRISNTHNMLVVVGCNTLGFALSKPTKGSNYKYAYQTGCVSFCNNSASAQDGLCDGVGCCHVNIPPGLTDYYFNFHEYDHSAMMDYSPCDYAFLVDRNNYTFQRSDLKMNTNQIMPVWLDWAIRVNDSISEDILSCKQAAKTGQYACASAHSDCVNSTNGPGYNCKCSKGYEGNAYVDDGCINIDECADPAKYPCYGVCKDTQGWYGCECPAGYRSHDPRTEPCTQQFALAAQISIGAIGGILVLAFLAFFFVLRKEKQKARDFYRKNGGLTLEKARTIKIYTRDNLKPILKSSNLIGKGGFGEVYKGVVDGATVAVKKPNGRSVLEKEQFPNEVIILSQVSHKNIVRLLGCCLEVDNPMLVYEFISKGSLEDNLYRADNEELLDLDVRLSILEESAQGLAYMHSQIHNKILHGDVKPANILLDENFSPKIADFGISRLLAKGKYHTGNVIGDMSYMDPVYLQSGRLTDKSDVYSFGVVILELISRKSATDSENNSLVRSFLECQQKGESMTELFDKEIATTGDLGFLNKLAEIALECLNLDADQRPSMTNVAGRLLTLHRSRNP; translated from the exons ATGctgagactgtggacatcattaaTGTTGCTGCTGCTCCTTGGGGCAGCGGCAGCTGCAACAGCAGCTACCACGGCGACCACTCGTGGGTGTCAGCCGAGCTGCGGCGGCGTTGATATCCCCTACCCCTTCGGCATCGGCGCCGGCTGCTTCCGCAAGGGCTTCGAGATCGAGTGCATCAACGTTGGCCCTGTGCTCGCCGGCACATCCCTCCGGGTGCTCAAGCTGTCGCTGGATCCAGATGAGTCGCAGGTGATGCTTCCCATCGGGTGGGAGTGCTACAACGCCTCCGACCCGAGCGACACCTATGAAAACTGGGACTATGGAGAGACAACGATGAACAATGACGGCGTCTACCGCATCTCCAACACGCACAACATGCTCGTCGTCGTCGGCTGCAACACCTTGGGCTTCGCACTCAGCAAACCGACCAAGGGCAGCAACTACAAGTACGCCTACCAGACTGGGTGCGTATCCTTCTGCAACAACTCGGCCAGCGCGCAGGACGGCCTCTGCGACGGCGTCGGGTGCTGCCACGTCAACATCCCGCCGGGGCTCACTGACTACTACTTCAACTTCCACGAGTACGACCACTCCGCCATGATGGACTACAGCCCGTGCGACTACGCCTTCCTCGTTGACAGGAACAACTACACCTTCCAGCGGTCCGACCTCAAGATGAACACAAACCAGATCATGCCGGTGTGGCTGGACTGGGCCATTCGCGTAAACGATTCCATCTCCGAGGACATACTATCATGCAAGCAAGCGGCCAAGACGGGTCAGTACGCCTGCGCCAGCGCCCACAGCGACTGCGTCAACTCGACCAATGGACCTGGCTACAACTGCAAGTGCTCCAAAGGCTACGAGGGCAACGCTTACGTCGACGACGGATGCATCA ATATAGATGAATGTGCAGATCCTGCCAAGTATCCTTGCTATGGTGTATGCAAGGACACCCAAGGATGGTACGGATGCGAATGTCCTGCAGGTTATCGGAGCCATGACCCAAGAACAGAACCATGTACTCAACAGTTCGCACTTGCAGCACAAATCTCCATAG GTGCAATTGGTGGTATTCTTGTCTTGGCATTTCTGGCATTCTTTTTTGTTCTTCGCAAAGAGAAGCAGAAGGCCAGAGATTTTTACCGAAAGAATGGTGGGCTTACATTAGAGAAAGCTAGAACTATTAAGATTTACACAAGGGACAATCTGAAACCAATTTTGAAGAGTAGCAATCTAATTGGTAAAGGTGGTTTTGGTGAAGTTTACAAGGGTGTCGTTGATGGAGCTACTGTCGCAGTAAAGAAACCGAATGGTCGTAGTGTGCTAGAAAAGGAGCAATTTCCAAATGAAGTCATCATCCTGTCTCAAGTCAGCCACAAGAACATTGTAAGGCTTTTAGGTTGTTGCCTCGAAGTGGATAACCCCATGCTCGTCTATGAATTCATCTCCAAAGGAAGCTTGGAGGACAATCTTTATCGTGCTGACAACGAGGAGCTTCTCGATTTGGATGTACGTCTAAGTATTCTTGAAGAGTCAGCACAAGGTCTAGCTTATATGCACTCACAAATCCATAACAAAATCCTGCATGGTGATGTTAAACCAGCAAACATACTCTTGGATGAGAACTTTTCCCCGAAGATCGCGGATTTTGGGATATCGAGGTTGCTTGCAAAAGGTAAGTACCACACTGGAAACGTCATAGGTGACATGTCTTATATGGATCCTGTGTACCTACAATCAGGTCGATTGACCGACAAAAGTGATGTCTATAGTTTCGGTGTTGTCATCTTAGAGCTCATTAGCAGGAAGAGCGCCACTGACTCTGAAAATAATAGCCTAGTGAGGAGCTTCCTAGAGTGTCAACAAAAAGGGGAGAGTATGACTGAGCTCTTTGATAAGGAAATTGCAACAACAGGAGATTTGGGATTTCTTAACAAGTTGGCAGAGATTGCTCTTGAGTGTCTTAACCTTGATGCAGATCAAAGACCATCAATGACAAATGTTGCAGGGCGCCTTCTCACATTGCATAGGTCCCGTAATCCTTAG